The proteins below are encoded in one region of Verrucomicrobiia bacterium:
- the lpxD gene encoding UDP-3-O-(3-hydroxymyristoyl)glucosamine N-acyltransferase, with amino-acid sequence MKLSDIAQLVGGELVGKNDLEITGVSPIGQAGPGDLTFVANPRYRPLLKTTRATAAIVDAQTEWPSLALIRHSNPYYAFLLVLRQFHPDEKPVPAGVHPQAFVASDAVLGREVGISPFAVVESGAKIGDRTLIGAGSFIGRGVEIGADCIVYPNVTIREKTKIGSRAIIHSGTVVGSDGFGYAKEKGTYHKIPQVGIVVIEDDVELGANVTIDRATMGETRIGQGTKIDNLVQIAHNVKIGENSIIVSQVGISGSTEVGKNVTIAGQVGLTGHLHIGDGAIIAAQSGVHRDVKPGQIVLGSPAREMQKSKKIEAIISNLPEYIEKLKRLEKAIFGNKNAETSKAPIAAQTGTPEEVDAK; translated from the coding sequence ATGAAGCTTTCCGACATAGCCCAACTGGTGGGTGGAGAACTGGTCGGCAAAAACGATCTTGAAATAACCGGGGTATCCCCCATCGGACAGGCCGGGCCGGGAGATTTGACCTTTGTGGCCAATCCACGCTACCGTCCGCTTCTTAAAACCACCCGGGCAACCGCTGCCATCGTCGATGCCCAGACCGAATGGCCTTCTTTGGCCTTAATTCGCCATTCCAACCCGTACTACGCCTTCCTGCTGGTTCTACGGCAGTTTCACCCGGATGAAAAACCGGTTCCCGCCGGTGTTCACCCGCAAGCGTTTGTGGCCTCAGACGCCGTTTTGGGGCGGGAGGTCGGCATCAGCCCTTTTGCTGTGGTCGAGTCGGGCGCCAAAATTGGCGACCGGACTCTGATTGGCGCCGGAAGTTTCATTGGACGCGGTGTTGAAATTGGTGCGGACTGCATAGTTTACCCCAACGTCACCATCCGTGAGAAAACGAAAATCGGTAGCCGAGCCATCATCCATTCCGGCACAGTGGTCGGCTCGGACGGCTTCGGTTACGCCAAGGAAAAAGGGACCTATCACAAAATTCCACAGGTTGGCATCGTGGTTATTGAAGACGACGTGGAGCTGGGGGCCAATGTCACCATCGACCGGGCCACGATGGGAGAAACGCGCATCGGCCAAGGAACCAAAATCGACAATCTTGTCCAAATTGCCCACAACGTCAAAATCGGCGAAAATTCCATCATCGTCTCGCAGGTCGGCATTTCCGGTTCCACCGAGGTGGGGAAAAACGTGACCATCGCCGGGCAGGTGGGGCTGACCGGTCATCTGCACATTGGGGACGGCGCCATCATTGCCGCCCAGTCCGGCGTGCATCGCGACGTAAAACCGGGACAAATCGTTTTGGGTTCCCCCGCGCGGGAGATGCAGAAAAGCAAAAAAATCGAGGCGATTATTTCCAATCTACCGGAGTATATCGAGAAATTAAAACGCTTGGAGAAGGCAATTTTCGGAAATAAAAACGCTGAAACTTCAAAAGCTCCGATTGCAGCTCAAACTGGAACTCCAGAAGAAGTAGATGCAAAGTAA
- a CDS encoding succinate dehydrogenase/fumarate reductase iron-sulfur subunit codes for MPDVTFKVYRGDAKGGKAVEYAVPISPGMVVLDAIHYIQGYLSPDLAVRWNCKAAKCGSCSAEVNGKPALMCKSRLDSLPIDKPITVYPMKTFPLIKDLVCDVSWNFEVNKKIPPYQPIEKKPKIFQDDVDRVQEFRKCIECFLCQDVCHVLREHEKKAEFVGPRFFVRLAGLEMHPNDGADRSEFMKNTAGIGWCNITKCCTEVCPEEIHITDNAIIPLKERVADRFFDPVRWFFRKLFGTK; via the coding sequence ATGCCGGACGTCACATTTAAAGTTTATCGCGGTGATGCCAAAGGGGGAAAGGCCGTGGAATACGCCGTGCCAATTTCGCCGGGAATGGTAGTGCTGGACGCCATCCATTACATCCAGGGATATCTCTCCCCCGATTTGGCTGTCCGCTGGAACTGCAAGGCGGCCAAGTGCGGCTCTTGTTCGGCGGAGGTGAACGGCAAGCCGGCCTTGATGTGCAAAAGCCGGCTCGATTCCCTGCCCATTGATAAGCCCATCACGGTTTATCCGATGAAGACCTTTCCTTTAATCAAGGATTTGGTCTGCGATGTGTCGTGGAATTTCGAAGTAAACAAAAAAATTCCACCTTATCAACCGATCGAGAAAAAACCCAAAATCTTTCAGGATGATGTGGACCGGGTACAGGAGTTCCGCAAATGCATTGAGTGCTTTTTGTGCCAGGATGTCTGCCATGTTTTGCGGGAGCATGAAAAGAAAGCCGAATTTGTCGGCCCCCGCTTTTTCGTTCGGCTGGCCGGACTGGAGATGCACCCCAATGACGGGGCCGACCGCTCGGAATTTATGAAGAACACGGCCGGCATCGGCTGGTGCAACATCACCAAATGCTGCACGGAGGTTTGCCCGGAGGAAATTCATATCACAGACAATGCAATTATCCCCCTAAAAGAGCGGGTGGCCGACCGCTTTTTCGACCCGGTGCGCTGGTTCTTCCGCAAACTTTTCGGTACCAAATAA
- a CDS encoding OmpH family outer membrane protein: MKKWLFLFLLFIFSQAALAQKIGYVDSDRLKNEYKPFLEAKDQLNREVADWQRKADSLARGIKTLEDSLAKVGLILSPEKKKEREEEITKVKKEYQQYLAETFGVGGKVEKRNSELSKPILDKVNAAIAEVALENNFDLILDTVTGSVAYGRKSLDTTDRVLEKLNAALGGKK; the protein is encoded by the coding sequence ATGAAAAAATGGCTGTTTCTTTTCCTGCTTTTTATTTTTTCCCAAGCTGCCTTGGCCCAGAAAATCGGCTACGTCGATTCCGACCGGCTGAAAAACGAATACAAGCCGTTTCTGGAGGCCAAGGACCAATTGAACAGGGAGGTTGCCGACTGGCAGCGGAAAGCCGATTCGTTGGCTCGCGGCATCAAGACGCTTGAGGACTCGCTGGCCAAGGTGGGGCTGATTTTAAGCCCGGAAAAAAAGAAGGAGCGTGAGGAGGAAATCACCAAGGTCAAAAAGGAATACCAGCAGTACCTGGCGGAGACCTTCGGAGTCGGGGGAAAGGTGGAGAAGCGCAACAGCGAGCTTTCCAAGCCGATTTTGGACAAGGTCAACGCCGCCATCGCCGAGGTGGCTTTGGAAAACAATTTCGACTTGATTCTGGACACCGTTACCGGCAGCGTGGCGTACGGGCGAAAAAGTTTGGACACCACGGACCGGGTTCTGGAAAAGTTGAACGCCGCTTTGGGAGGGAAAAAATGA